The following proteins come from a genomic window of Metarhizium brunneum chromosome 2, complete sequence:
- the rrt2 gene encoding Diphthine methyltransferase translates to MDNLRAISSTKSMRLELPPSCLQFCPVDQSCFVVGTYNLQSQDPIEKQQDLPEESTFKRPQSRNGSLMLFHLDGSDLIKIQTEPQPSAVLDLRFHPTRRTPQSVFAVVSSTGTLAIYRLETGDGPALEHVATSRCADLGEDVLFLQCNWHPSVENTIAVTTSTGLARLLHLDNSWSIQGWTDLDIQNTLEAWSVCFSNPDNSRGDIGQPTTVYCGGDDSILRYTSCSLAPHDNDAKMETISASIGIKGAHNAGVTAILPLSTWTSAGWRVVVTGSYDDMLRVLAIHDPHESHGTKMVQLLTEMDLGGGVWRLDLIDLKSDSCGKGSVHILLLASCMHAGARIVEIVTDDGQCWRSAVLAKFEEHQSMNYASDCVYNPDERSLTCLSTSFYDRLLCLWTHNL, encoded by the exons ATGGATAACCTCAGGGCTATATCATCTACCAAGAGTATGCGGCTTGAATTGCCACCGAGCTGTTTGCAATTTTGCCCAGTCGACCAGTCTTGTTTCGTGGTTGGGACCTATAATTTACAGAGCCAAGATCCAATAGAGAAGCAACAAGATTTGCCGGAGGAAAGCACATTCAAGAGACCCCAGAGTCGAAATGGTAGTTTAATGCTTTTCCACCTGGACGGGAGCGATTT GATCAAGATTCAAACGGAGCCACAACCTTCCGCAGTCTTAGATCTTCGCTTTCACCCAACCCGTAGAACGCCCCAGAGCGTCTTTGCCGTTGTGTCGAGCACGGGCACGCTGGCTATATACCGTCTCGAAACAGGTGATGGTCCAGCGCTGGAGCATGTGGCAACGAGTCGATGTGCCGATCTGGGAGAGgatgttttgtttttgcaGTGCAACTGGCATCCTTCCGTTGAAAACACGATCGCGGTGACTACTTCGACCGGTCTTGCGCGGTTGCTGCACCTTGACAACTCCTGGTCCATCCAGGGTTGGACGGACTTGGACATTCAAAATACCTTGGAGGCCTGGTCAGTTTGCTTCTCCAATCCAGACAATAGTAGAGGTGATATTGGGCAACCGACAACTGTCTATTGTGGGGGCGACGACTCAATACTGAGATACACATCGTGCTCTCTGGCCCCCCACGACAATGATGCAAAAATGGAGACTATTTCCGCCTCGATAGGCATCAAGGGGGCACACAATGCCGGCGTGACTGCGATTCTACCCCTCTCAACCTGGACATCAGCTGGTTGGCGGGTTGTTGTTACGGGGAGCTATGATGATATGCTTCGGGTGCTTGCTATACATGATCCGCATGAAAGCCATGGGACCAAGATGGTGCAGCTGTTGACAGAAATGGACCTTGGCGGTGGTGTATGGCGGTTAGATTTGATCGATTTGAAGTCAGACTCTTGTGGAAAGGGCTCTGTCCACATCCTCCTTCTGGCGTCCTGCATGCATGCCGGGGCCAGAATAGTGGAAATCGTGACTGATGATGGCCAATGTTGGCGGAGCGCAGTACTTGCAAAGTTTGAAGAGCATCAGAGCATGAACTACGCATCCGACTGTGTATATAACCCTGACGAGCGTAGTTTGACGTGCCTCTCGACAAGTTTCTATGATAGGCTACTGTGTCTATGGACGCACAACCTATAA